The following are encoded together in the Roseobacter denitrificans OCh 114 genome:
- a CDS encoding glucan biosynthesis protein, protein MLRRELLKSLVAVATLRPTVLAAQEPGLQTGAATAFDAQMVTARAKALAEKPYAPRPLIPESWRNLSYDQYRKIWFDGRNALWENTDRPQRVDVFPPGLYFPQPVEINVVENGTARPLQFDMGVFDSTDKFPDVEIDETLGYSGLRLRAELEQPGIFQEYAVFQGASYFRGIGTGETYGLSARGLALKTADPEGEEFPDFTAFWLETPQPGAPDVVLHALLDGPSCTGAYRFVITHGETLTMQVEAEIFARETLTHIGIAPLTSMFLFDATMRERFSDFRPAVHDSDGLMIHNGAGETIWRPLANPKNLQISAFVDNNPRGFGLMQRARAFSDFADLEALYHNRPALWVTPGEGWGPGAVTLVEIPADLEIYDNIVSYWRPAAPLPAGESHKMSYRLDWADDPAPRTGMPLRVRDTAMGARPEGGIVVAIDFEGREDVPEDLSQLDIVLRSSTGEVSQGLVQRNPETGGPRLAFTFDPQEADLVEFRAQLRLQDAPFTEIWLYRWTRA, encoded by the coding sequence ATGCTGCGTCGAGAGCTTCTCAAATCACTGGTGGCCGTGGCCACCTTGCGCCCGACCGTTCTGGCGGCGCAGGAACCCGGGCTGCAAACCGGTGCCGCGACCGCATTCGACGCGCAGATGGTGACGGCGCGGGCCAAGGCGCTGGCGGAAAAACCCTATGCCCCGCGCCCGCTGATCCCGGAAAGCTGGCGCAACCTCAGCTATGATCAATATCGCAAGATCTGGTTTGACGGGCGCAACGCGCTTTGGGAAAACACGGATCGCCCGCAACGGGTTGATGTCTTTCCCCCCGGTCTCTATTTCCCGCAACCGGTCGAGATCAATGTCGTGGAAAACGGCACTGCACGGCCCTTGCAATTCGACATGGGTGTCTTTGACAGCACGGACAAATTTCCCGACGTGGAGATTGACGAGACGCTGGGCTATTCGGGCCTGCGGCTGCGCGCCGAACTGGAACAACCCGGCATCTTTCAGGAATACGCGGTTTTTCAGGGCGCCAGCTATTTTCGCGGCATCGGCACGGGCGAGACATACGGGCTGTCCGCACGGGGTCTGGCCTTGAAAACCGCCGACCCCGAGGGCGAGGAGTTTCCCGATTTCACCGCCTTCTGGCTGGAAACGCCGCAACCCGGTGCGCCGGACGTGGTGTTGCACGCGCTGCTGGATGGTCCAAGTTGCACCGGGGCCTACCGCTTTGTCATCACCCATGGTGAGACACTGACCATGCAGGTCGAGGCCGAGATTTTCGCCCGCGAAACGCTGACCCACATTGGGATCGCGCCTCTGACATCCATGTTTCTCTTTGATGCCACGATGCGCGAGCGGTTTTCCGATTTTCGCCCCGCTGTGCATGACAGCGATGGCCTGATGATCCATAACGGCGCCGGCGAAACCATCTGGCGTCCGCTCGCCAACCCCAAGAACCTGCAGATCAGCGCCTTTGTCGACAATAACCCGCGCGGCTTTGGCCTCATGCAGCGGGCGCGTGCCTTCAGCGATTTTGCCGATCTTGAAGCGCTTTATCACAACCGCCCCGCGCTTTGGGTCACGCCCGGTGAGGGCTGGGGGCCGGGGGCGGTCACGCTGGTGGAAATCCCCGCCGATCTGGAAATCTACGACAACATCGTGTCCTATTGGCGCCCCGCTGCGCCGCTTCCTGCGGGCGAAAGCCACAAGATGTCCTACCGTCTGGACTGGGCCGATGATCCTGCCCCCCGGACAGGCATGCCGCTGCGCGTCAGGGACACGGCGATGGGCGCGCGACCGGAAGGCGGAATTGTCGTCGCCATCGACTTTGAGGGACGCGAAGATGTGCCCGAAGACCTGAGCCAGCTTGATATTGTCTTGCGCAGCAGCACCGGTGAGGTGTCGCAAGGACTCGTGCAGCGCAATCCGGAGACCGGCGGACCCCGCCTTGCCTTCACTTTTGACCCGCAAGAAGCCGATCTGGTGGAATTCCGTGCCCAGTTGCGCCTGCAGGACGCGCCTTTCACAGAAATCTGGCTTTATCGCTGGACACGCGCATGA
- a CDS encoding OpgC family protein, with amino-acid sequence MTLADASNISAARDDAAARKHAQAGQRIRDPRLDFFRGIVMFIILIAHTPGNWLTLWIPARFGFSDATEVFVFCSGMASAIAFGAVFRDQGLLMGAARVAFRCWQVYWAHIALFFAIAGTMVFLNSTELFERDYVGQLNLYPFFNRPEENLLGLLTLTYVPNYFDILPMYLVVLAMMPLVIACHRAHPALAGALIVGVWFGAQIDALALPAEPWSQRHWFFNPFGWQLVFFTGFAFMAGWIPPPPRRKLLVIVAGVIVLVIIPLAYFRITRQLPEVREWRKEYNFLINKSDFGVLRYVHFLALAYLCWIAVGEAGRRILPPQTGGVLAEAWRRILAVIMKVGQQSLAVFITSMFTARLLGVALDTLGRNSLFNQVIVNLAGFAILIGVAYGVGWFKSQPWRKKAVR; translated from the coding sequence ATGACACTTGCCGATGCCTCCAACATCTCTGCCGCGCGCGACGACGCGGCCGCGCGCAAACATGCGCAGGCTGGTCAGCGTATCCGCGACCCGCGCCTCGACTTTTTCCGCGGTATCGTGATGTTCATCATCCTGATTGCCCATACGCCGGGCAACTGGCTGACGCTGTGGATTCCTGCGCGCTTTGGCTTTTCGGATGCCACCGAGGTTTTTGTCTTTTGTTCGGGCATGGCCTCTGCCATCGCCTTCGGGGCTGTGTTTCGCGATCAGGGCCTGTTGATGGGCGCGGCACGGGTCGCGTTTCGCTGCTGGCAAGTCTATTGGGCGCATATCGCGCTGTTTTTCGCCATCGCGGGCACGATGGTCTTTCTGAACAGCACGGAACTTTTTGAGCGCGACTATGTTGGGCAGTTGAACCTCTACCCGTTTTTCAACCGGCCCGAGGAAAACCTGCTGGGATTGCTGACGCTGACCTATGTGCCCAATTACTTTGACATTTTGCCGATGTACCTCGTGGTCTTGGCCATGATGCCGCTGGTGATTGCCTGCCACCGCGCTCATCCCGCCCTGGCGGGCGCGCTGATCGTCGGTGTCTGGTTCGGGGCGCAGATTGATGCCTTGGCCCTTCCGGCAGAGCCTTGGTCGCAGCGGCATTGGTTTTTCAACCCCTTTGGCTGGCAACTGGTGTTCTTCACCGGCTTTGCCTTCATGGCGGGTTGGATACCCCCGCCCCCGCGTCGCAAACTGTTGGTGATCGTGGCCGGGGTGATCGTACTTGTGATCATCCCGCTGGCCTATTTCCGCATCACCCGGCAATTGCCCGAGGTGCGTGAATGGCGCAAGGAATACAATTTCCTGATCAACAAATCGGATTTCGGCGTCTTGCGTTATGTGCATTTCCTCGCCCTTGCCTATCTGTGCTGGATCGCCGTGGGCGAGGCGGGGCGGCGCATTTTGCCGCCGCAGACAGGTGGGGTGCTGGCCGAAGCGTGGCGTCGCATCCTTGCCGTCATCATGAAAGTCGGGCAGCAGTCGCTGGCCGTTTTCATCACCTCCATGTTCACGGCCCGTCTGCTTGGCGTGGCGCTGGACACATTGGGGCGCAACTCCCTGTTCAACCAGGTCATCGTCAATCTGGCGGGTTTTGCCATCCTCATCGGGGTCGCCTATGGGGTGGGATGGTTCAAATCCCAGCCCTGGCGCAAAAAGGCGGTGCGTTAA